Part of the Methylovirgula sp. 4M-Z18 genome is shown below.
GCTTTAGTTGCAAGAAAACGTGCCCGTTCATAGGCGGTCGCAATCGATCTGACAAATCTCTTGTTATGGGCTTGCGGCTTGGCGGCGAGGTGAGTATAAGGCGCGAACCTGCAGCGCCGCACTCGGCCGCAGGATATGTCGGAGTGTAGCGCAGCCTGGTAGCGCACCTCGTTCGGGACGAGGGGGTCGGAGGTTCGAATCCTCTCACTCCGACCAATAAAATCAATTACTTAACGTTTTCCCGCTTCTGCTGCGCCACAGAAACCGGTGGCTTCATCCTGCGGCTGACAAGCCCGGACTCACCGCGCTGTCCGCCGCACCGTGCCAGCCTCTGCCGGCACGAGATGCCGCAAGGGCAGGCGGGAGGATTGTTTCAGGCGGTCGAGAACGATCGCCGAGCGCACATGCGCGACGCTGGTATGGGCGAGGAATTTTTCGGCCATGATGCGCGACAGCGCCTTCAAATCCGGCACTGCCATTTTCAAGAGATAATCGGCTTCACCGGCCATGGCATAGGCCTCCTGCACCTCTTCCAGCGTCTCGACCAGTTCGGCGAAATGCTGGGAATTGTCGGGCGAATGGGTCGCGAGTGTCACCTGGACAAAGACCGTGACGGTGAGCCCCACTTTTTCCGCCGAAAGCGCGGCGTGATAACTCGCGATCGTCCCGTCCTCTTCGAGCGCCAGCCGCCGGCGCGAGCATTGCGATGCCGAGAGGCCGACTTTCTCGGCCAAATCGTAATTGGTCAGCCGGCCGTCCCGCTGCAGGGCTTCGAGCAGTTTGATGTCGAAAATGTCCATGCGCGATCCGTGCGTGAAATGGCCATAATGCGCGCCATTCTCGTAAAGATTGGCCAAAGTCTCGCTGTTTTGCAAGCACCTTGCGCGGGTTCCGTGCGATATTGTCCTTAGTTCATGCATGGGAGGATGATCATGGGTCCGTTTCCGCACGACGCCCCGCCGGCGACGATCAGCGCCGCCAATCCGGCTGGCACCGACGGCTTTGAATTTGTCGAATTCGCGCATCCCGAGCCCGAAAAGCTCGAGGCACTGTTTCACAAGATGGGCTACACCGAGGTCGCCCGGCACAA
Proteins encoded:
- a CDS encoding Lrp/AsnC family transcriptional regulator — protein: MDIFDIKLLEALQRDGRLTNYDLAEKVGLSASQCSRRRLALEEDGTIASYHAALSAEKVGLTVTVFVQVTLATHSPDNSQHFAELVETLEEVQEAYAMAGEADYLLKMAVPDLKALSRIMAEKFLAHTSVAHVRSAIVLDRLKQSSRLPLRHLVPAEAGTVRRTAR